The DNA segment atttatatgcaaaaaagACTTATTCTCAGTAATTTGAGAGAGCTTTACTCTTGTTTTAAATGGGAATGCCCCGACTTGAAAGTAAGATTCTCGAAATTTTGCAGTTTAAGACCAAAGGTGGTGTGTTCTTGCTGGGTCAGCAGGTACCCATACAGTATGTGTATGCAGCATACACCAGAATGTGAAATTGTTACTAGATGCTGTAAAAATTGAAAGAAAGTTACGAAGATTTGATCAAGATGTTGGTTTGTAATGTTGAAAACAGTGAGTGTATGCTACGCCGTTGTGACAACTGTCCGTCTGATGATGCCCTGATTGAATATTAACGACAAAATTGAGCGAAGATTATGATttagaagaagaaataattataagccaatgggttaatactGACAGGACAGAAATGGTTAAGCAATCAATTAGCGTTGAAGACTTTATTTCTTTACTGAGTCAAATCTGTATAAAACCTAATCCCACattcatatattacaaaatcacagtctaaaactttcaaaaaactgAAAGAAGATCCGCCTTTCAATACTGCAATTGTAGTAATggatttcagtgaaaattattcTTACACCATTCAAAATGAAATCCAAAGTTATCACTGGAACAGAGGTGGATGCACAATTCATCCAGTTGGGTCTCTACTTGAAAAAGGatgataaagttttaatttccaaCCATTGTTTCATAAGTGATGATTTACAACATGGACACTTGTTTTGTGAATTACGTACATAAAGAAATTTCGAAATGGCTGAAAGAAAATCATCCCGAAATAAACCAAGTTCATTATTTCACTGACGGCTGTGCTGGTcaatacaaaaatagaaatagtttcaaaaacCTAAACAAACCATCATGAAGACTTTGGAATGAAAAGCCGAACATTCATTTCTTTGCAAACAAGCCATGGGAAATCAATATGTGATGGCTTGGGAGGAACTATTAAGAGAATTTTTGAGGAAAAAGCCAGCCTTCAACTTTCAGATGAAAATCAAATCAAGACAGCAACTGCAGTTTATGACTTCTGTAAAgtcaacattgaaaaaataaactttcacttTATTGACACAAAAAATGCTGAAGCTTTCAGATTGGAGTTAGTGTCAACGATTTTTAACCACCAAGACTATTCCTGGCACGTAGAAGTTTCCATTATTTCAAAccattaaatacaaatgaaattgaaataaggaGGACTACTGATAGTCCTAATCATACtctaatgttttcttttcattctGCATTCAACCATCTTTTAAACGATTACGTGGGCTGCAAACTACGATGGAAAGTGGTACTTTGGACTCGTTAAAACTGTTTCGTGAAGAAGAAgatgttgaaattctttttctTCACCCTCCAGGACCTGCTGCCAGCTTTTACTGGCCTCAAAGAGAAGGACTTGTGCATAATACCTTTGGAGCACATTATCAGTACAGTTGATGCACCGCAATCAAATAGCACTGGCAGAATGTACTGCTTCAAAAAAGTGTATCAGAAAAACAGAAGAGTGTTGGATGaagtagaaaaaatataacaagcagAGAAACTAATAattgctataaaacataattgattcttagattcagtttttattttatttcacatttattaaatgtaagtaaaccgcaaatttataatttcttaaacaatattCTACTTTTTGGAATATTAACTAAAACATGTGAAAAAAGCCATAcatcttttatgtttatttgttagCCTATGTATCTAGggagtatgtaaaaaaaaatatgaagacTCTACCAGGTCTGAGACCTGAGATATTGCAATTTTAGTAATCAAAAATGAAATCCAAAGTTTATCACTGGAACAGAGGTGGATGCACAATTCATCCAGTTGGTCTCTACTTGAAAAAGGatgataaagttttaatttccaaCCATTGTTTCATAAGTGATGATTTACAACATGACACTTGTTTTGTGAATTACGTACAAAAAGAAATTTCGAAATGGCTGAAAGAAAATCATCCCGAAATAAACCTCAAGTTTCATTATTTCACTGACGGCTGTGCTGAGTcaatacaaaaatagaaatagtttcaaaaaaaaaCCTAATCAAACCATCATGAAGACTTTGGAATGAAAGCCGAACATTCATTCTTTGCAACAAGCCATGGGAAATCAATTTGTGATGGCCTTGGGAGGAACTATTAAGAGAATTTTGAGAAAAGCCAGCCTTCAACTTTCAGATGAAAATCAAATCAAGACAGCAACTGCAGTTTATGACTTCTGTAAAgtcaacattgaaaaaataaactttcacttTATTGACACAAAAAATGCTGAAGCTTTCAGATTGGAGTTAGTGTCACGATTTTTAACCACCAAGACTATTCCTGGCACTAGAAGTTTCCATTATTTCAAAccattaaatacaaatgaaattgaaataaggaGGACTACTGATAGTCCTAATCCCTACtctaatgttttcttttcattctGCCATTCAACCATCTTTTAAACGATTACGTGGCTGCCAAACTACGATGGAAAAAGTGGTACTTTGGACTCGTTAAAAACTGTTTTCGTGAAGAAGAAgatgttgaaattctttttctTCACCCTCCAGGACCTGCTGCCAGCTTTTACTGGCCTCAAAGAGAAGACTTGTGCATAATACCTTTGGAGCACATTATCAGTACAGTTGATGCACCGCAATCAAATAGCACTGGCCAGAATGTACTGCTTCAAAAAAGTGTATCAGAAAAACAGAAGAGTGTTGGAtgaagtagaaaaaaaatataacaagcagAGAACTAATAATTgctaataaaacatattgattcttagattcagtttttattttatttcacatttattaaaatgtaagtaaaccgCAAATTTATAATTCTCTTAACAATATTCTACTTTTTGGAATTATTAACTAACACATGTGAAAAAGCCatacattcttttatatttatttgttagccTATGTATCTaggagtatgtaaaaaaaatatgaaagactCTACCAGGGTCTGAGACCTGAGATATTGCAATTTTAGTAAATCCCAACAacggttttcaaataaaaaaaaattctgattataatatttttattatttttttgagttgagataggttagtgaatgtattttttctttattttaaattatattaattaaatattatgcaaagtttcatggtgatatctcaaatagttttcaagatattaattttttaagctacACGTTACATTGCAAGACGCGAAAATCCGAGGCCTAAAAtcgtgtaaaattaaaaaatgtgtagaaAAAAACACTATAagagatagagaaataaaatattttggcatttaTCAATAGGATAGCAAAATGCAACAATTGTGCCAAGTTTCATCAAAAATCTAAAGAGGTGGgtgtcaaattaattatttactgggtgatttgacatggaatgaccccatgaattcaatttgaattaaaattatattgttttattttcacccAAATTCTCAAGACCTTCAACTTGTCTAGGAATGTGAATAATACTACTGTGTTTTATTCCTAAAccttttcatttaaaacactGTAACAGCTTGGGAATTTAGGTAAATGATGAGAATGCCAGATGAATGATTAAATTTCGAAGGCCTAAAGGGCAAAAATTTACTTTCCTTTTAGTTTAATAAAGTGTTAGggtgttttaatgaatattgggagatttattttagttttaattcaaaatgaaatgtaaataaaaattatagcttCTGGTTGTAAAGTGACAATGTCAAATGCATACGTTGTTttattaaagacaaataaattaatgatcatgaggactaattttaaacatagctaAATTTCTGTCGTCTCTaaacaatacataatttgttttgttcttgaagtgaatatttcaaaaatacaattgttttttgtGCTGATAGGTCTACCTGTACATTGGCTTGTTCCTGATGTGCGGATTTGTTCTGTACGACACCCAGCTGATCATTGAGAAACGCCGGCAGGGGGACAAGGACTTTGTCGCTCACTCAGTCGATCTCTTCATCGACTTCATCGGCATCTTCCGCCGGCTAATCATCATACTGGCAGAGAAGGTGAGAATATAGAGTATTAGTAAAAGTCATACATACCGGGATAATCTCATATTTCGAGAATACGTGAAATTAATAATGTCATTATAGCGCAAATATTCAtctaattataaacaataaatacaatatggtatgatattttgtggaaataaattgggaatataaataatatgtgaaaATTGTGAATTGCAACAATATACAATGTTATAACCATAATATTCACACTCCCCCAAATTtggtgaattattttaaattaatctgtgTAAAGGGCTGCCTCTCTTTCCCTAGTGAATTAATAACTGTCAttgataagatttaattttataatgttctagCAGTTTACTCACAGCTTCGAACACAATTACGTAGACTTTACACATGTATGTACTTCTAGTTCAATTGACTTATATTttcaacgccaatgttgagttgcCTTGTTGCCACGTTCCAAATAATCtgttcaaaaagtgtatatttatggcgaTTGCGATTTACTTAGGCCTTACTTTTTTTTGTCATAGTTGATTTTAGCCTTGTTTTCCCAgtcaagaaaaaataattatatatactcatattaatgtaatgaaaagtaactaaaaccctttaaaaaacgttttttattgacatacacgtgtttcggtttttaacaatcttcagtgtacattatcctctaaataaataaataataaacaattaaacatacaCATATGGAaccatttaaacatatgttaaatttaaatgacacagttgtaattttcttattagtaatctgtatttaatactttaatttttttcaaaaattgagtttgtcttattttttcagattactacgaggggtattagaaaaataaggttcccatgatttttaaaaatagacagctctatatttctacttagtgttatacatcaaattttACAACCTcaaaaagttaagctattttcccacataatcaccgtttctgtcctaaacacttttgtagacgatgctccaacttttctaccccatgttgtagaattctgccgccaaatcctttgaggaatcgagtaacctcttccttgacttcataatcggtactgaagcgttggccatcCTAGTGTTccttttaattttgggaataagtgataatcacttagGGCTAGGTCtggggctgtaggggggatggggcacaataggTTCAGCCAAAATtctgtcagcagttcttgagtttgatgtgtgagacatgaggtcgagcctttgccatggagaagcctcacaccactggacaatcttcctgtacggcggttctggatcgcacGTCTCGGTTTTTCTTAATGTGTTGCAATATCTGTCAGAAGTTTAATGTTGTTCCATGAGGCAAAAAGTCGATCAGAAGCAGGCCCTTTCCTGTCCCAAAAGATGGTTGTACATGACTTTCCCAGCACAATGTGTTTTGCTTGAACTTCTTCGGCTTAGGCGAAGTTTGAGTGACGCCATTCACGTGGATTTGCTGCTTGGTTTCGGGGGTAAAGTGAAACGCCCATGTTTTCacccataaacttcgattaactgacgatgaatttcaataggttaaaatctgttttgcatttaaaaaacgtatcacagcacgaatttcgcatctggcccaggtaacaacgatagggagcttcattcttcgaaggcagctagggccggcactgttggacgtagccaggcgcgagtggtatggatagggAGAGGGATAGCTGATGAGTAAGACCGTGTTGCCAGATTTCttccaacatatcgcattctgtctcggcggcatagggaaccttatttttctaataccccctcgtatttaaaatgttatgagggtctttattataatttaaaaatatatagtacaaattacaacatatatatatatatataggtttgaGAAGCCTTAATTCTGtgaaaagacaactaagatgggtttatattaatctttaagtttatactaaaagttagatagtaactttgtcttttgtaTCTGCATGATTACGGTACTGACCACAAATATTTGCATGCTAAACACTGCATATTTAATTTTGGCTAAGATGTACAGTTATTAGTAGATTTTTACTAAAGCATTTGAATTTTCTTATTCTGGATATTTTCTCACTCTGTACTAagcagtggttgcagaaaagcttgaaataagaagtgtatgtactatcaagcttactctatgcctTCAAgactatataaatgtaaaacaaattgaacatagtggttagattaatttaaaacatatggttgcgctgttataaaacaatgtttatacagaaacAGTTGATTGTATGGATGGTTTTTCTGCATCACTAGACCAAACGACATTTCACAGAAATGGAAATAACTGTGAAATTAGTGGGAAAATGCTGAAactatgtacattttttacaGGGCTCGTAACATTGGTTGCTATAGAAATCTACTACAGACCATGTGTTTATCCTAAAATCCAATGTTATGTTGATTGCATCACTAGTCTAGGCGACTCTTGAATGCATTCAGTAATTCATCACAACATCAAAACGCCACCAGCTGGCCTTTGGTCTCACTTTACAAAAACCAACAGTTAGGTCATGTGGTGCTTAGTCTCTACTTATGAGGAATCCATCTGAAAGTGACGGATGAGGTCCAGAGATTGAGAAAAATGGGTATGAAAAGTTCTGAAAAAGGTCAAGACCTTGaagtattttgttttgatttggaAAAAACATTACCACTGCTTTGATTGCTAAcaaacattgttttctataaacGCAACTTTGTGTATACAATCTTGGGAttcatagtaaacattttaaagaaaaaaagctATTTTATGGTCTGGTAGCTGTGGTAGACAAAATCACAGTATAAACAATTTTCTTCTCCTCAAAATAATTTTGGAAGGAAGCCATAAAAACttttgaagaaagaaaaaaactCTGCGACTCGTTATTTTTTTGCCGAATGCACTGATTTTGGCAATATTTAATGTGCGCTGAAGTGCCAACAGAGAATGTGCAGATTAGAATACTATCTAAATGTTATGAAGCCCTGCAGGAAAAGGGATCCACTCACTGTTTATGGAATGGAAAAAGAAGAGTTGGAAGGAAAAGATAACCTAAAAAAGATTAATGTTAAACCAGAAGAAAGACATAAATAAAGATAGAGTAAACTCGTTAAAGATGAGGGAGATGAGTGTACATAAGACAAAcccttaaccctctcccgcttacaaggcatgaatcggcacggccaccacatagccactgcagcctaagcggcacagatcggcacgcactgctttacccactagagccgataagtgctgctctcaagtagcaatattttgtactactacgggttgtttgctatcaggagaccatttactttacttttacagtagatttattccattattttgctatttatattagttgtgcggaaacaatggcgggttgtagtcgtattACCACTTCATGACAATgaaaatcgatctcgttattagtagtgattgcgacgattgaagtgagtgtagtgatgtaccagagactgtgaagtggttggtggcgttaaggatgtagttcggagtgattcacagtggcagtggcagtgacagcgagccagacaatgaatgaccttcaccaagtaactgcgcaacaaacaaccccgCGCCACCCACCGGcacccagctgtccgtgtgccccctccctggtctcgtacaatcaactttCATTGaaaaccaatatatagtaaaataattaatatatataattatagttaattacaatgacagaacgtgtgtaagttgaggcgccgcgTATTTTGATCCGAGCGCGCGACcgggcagagcgaattaattgaggttagaagcaccgtgagcgcctggaaacaatacgagcgggagagggttaagccTTTTAATGAAAACTGATTTTCATGGGGCTGAAGTTGAGGTGGATTTGGAGAAAATATCCAAACGAGGATGACCTTCCTCATCCGAAACTGCTGATGTTATGGTGTTTTAATCAACAccttaaccctctaagtggcaagcgacgtctgagatgttctatttacgccgccgtgacgtggcaagcgacgtcttagaagtcgcttcacattgccacttattgctaggcaaccgataattatttttacgcctagtttgcacagttgcgttcaccactaaatgtcaaatacatttcatatagtatcatcaacatcacgatgaaatTAATCAAtagtactaactgaaataatccggtactttgggattataccgaccacacccagacatgaatcgttatttgacattttgcttgtACTGATTACtggattagcgtaaaacaatatttcgtcaatataaaacaggaattgtattatcgcaaacccctccccatcctcagacagaggtcaaagtcgagtggtctagtagataacgtgattgcagagtcgcgtcgctttgttgtacttccgtgttttacctctacatttctccaaacacaaaaattcaacaaaaacaaaacattaccaaactaaaactaaactctttattgaaaaaaacactcaaaactggtttttattcttgatcacattccgccacccaaaatggtgctgctgccccgcgctgatgtcaacgaaagaaaaacatccatcgagatagtacctatcagtaaaatatcaaattctagaggggcctgatcgaaatataaaaattgaattgttaATGGAAAGGGCAATTATGTTActgtgcaaatcatgtgatgccgcgcgggccctgccgtaatcgggattctcgagaaagataagataacagagacaacaataccgattacaatacctggaaatgcttgtaagttttttaattttgtaattaaagagttgttttttcgttctataaatgtttgttttctataaatttatatttttgtgttcttcatactggtgtggtcgatataatccCAAAATACCAATAATCGtaagttttctcccgcggtcctgtttttttttactgaggGAAAGGGGAGGAAAAGGCAAGCAACTTCTAGCGATTCTGACTagaaaagtgttttttttctagattcagttttttcccatataacttttacagtgttgtaaatagaaaaaatattattgaaggttttttgtttagaattaaattgtgaataaaggttgcatttaaacataatctcctaggaatgacatttttaaagttacagaacgtaataaaaatgaaaagtttggtgtggagaaaaaaaaacgtttttttgaacatttgtgtggatatcatataaaaaaggttaaggtatgtaaaaaaataactatactgtgttattctgtagtttattacgaaaaaattgatatataacaagcattgctcgtattagaatttgcattttatttttaaattataagatagtcctgcttgactctgaaaaatagcccgccattccagcaacatattaccgccacttagagggttaaaccACTGTGATTTAATTGGTAAAGCAATATCCGTTCAAAAATTGAATGATATCAATTCACTGATCACCCTTATACCAAATCGTTGCAAGTCATTTTACAGAGGCTTCTTCACCGGTAATGCAGTTGAGGATGACATTGACGGCTTCAATGGTAATTTGGATTTCGAAATGTAAGACCTAGAAATGAAAACccttttctttaatttcttattttcctGTACGATTGAGGAAGTTAATATAttggattattatttttcttgtgaAATTCATTAGTGCTCTATTATGAAAACATTAGCCTACCAATGTTTTTAttgtgaaaagtttgtttttaaaagtaattataaaaactagaACAGAATAGAagaacctttttttaattttttgaaaagtgATCAAgagtgattttaattatttttcataatatttcgtAATGGGTACTGTAAAAACTAGAAagctattttattctattaacattttgttataaaaagtatattttttttaatataaatggttttaaatatttttacttgaacaAGCAATTGGCGCTTTATTGTGCGTCTGCAAAGGCATAGATCGAATTTCTGGTAAAAATgctataattaatatgtatttaaaaactagtagtaaatataaattgatatttcaGGTACGCATTACTAGACTTAAGACTTGACAATGTAACAAGAGATGTTCATCTTGTGTTGAATAATCTAAAATATGCTTTTCCTTAAAAAGCATCACTAgactaaatgatttttttctgcTTTCTTTCTTAATGTAAGATGTTTAAATTccatgaaaataaagaaatgcaATTACTggattaaaagaaaactttttgttagtaatcaaatcaaataatcaattatttactCTGGTTTAATGCTTTTTAACAGAGCGAAAACTTTTTAGGCAATTATCTCACAAGTATCTTTCGGCACTTAGTCTAATGGTATGGGACACCGTCCATATTTGACAGGGctctttcaattattaatatttcacaacttctgagaccaagatgggattttcacCACTTTAAATACCAGTGGAGCGTAGCTGGGAGGGATTTTTGGAATAAGAATttgcctatattcataccagggtcTCTaagaatattcatgtaaaatttcagtaatatagattaaatagtttatgcgtgaaagtaaaacaaacaaaggcactttcgcatttataatattatgattagGATGACCTACAAATAATGTTTCCTTTATTCAGATGGAATGTTTCATCAAGACCACAAACTGCATCAACAGACCTGTTGGATATAGAGGTTTAAGACTAATTAAGTGCGTAATTGAAGGAGAGTGTGTCACCAATTGAGCTAAACTACAGTTAACCATTGTGCAGTTTGGTTCATCGACAGAATAATGTTTTCTATCCACCTCATgctttaattatttcaaacaactatgtattcaaattcaaagattcatatatatatatataatgttctaACTTTCACTTATGTGAAAGTTTCTAATGACCTAACTTTCTAATGAAGTTGGATCAGAAACTAACCTGGGCACCACAATCATGTTAATATCATGTGTAAAAAGAATTCACAagctgttttctttttaaaatatttaataacttaatgtTTTGCCTTTTTCCAATCAATGTTTAATTATAGCCTAATTTGTATGGAAATTTCTCACAAAAAAGCCATCCCCCTTGTGCAAATAAAAGCTGTTAGACTGCTCACAAATTTTTCTTGTGATGCACACTTCAAACCgttgtttataaaactaaatatgttgacagtctattattttcatttaatttttttcaaaatttagataattttacatacaaaaatgagAATTTATGAATAATTCACACGAAACAAACATAAATGACATATTCCTTTTTGAAGACTGTTTAACACCCAATCTAGTCATGTAGTCCTAGGCTTAAGATTTTACAATAAGCTGCATCCTTTGAACCTGTTTTCTTTAAATCAGCTCAAAAGCAAGCTGTACAGGACACTAAACAAGATGTACCATATTTGTACTGGTTTCATTCATCACATATCTATAGATTCTACTGATTTTTAAGTCTGATAGAATGAATCTCTTTTACATTCAGAAATTATATTACGTTAAAAATTCCTCTTTTGGCAGGGTTGTTAATTTTGTctcacattataatatttcacagaTAGTAAATGATCATAGCTGCTGATGTTAATATAAGACTTGCATGGTCGATTGGGAAGGTCTATGTCATGGCAGCAGAGTTGTAGGAAGTTAATCAGATCAAAAGgttctttacttttattatgaGATTTTACTAACTGATGGTATAAAATTGGAATGGTGAAATAAATGCATAGACCACCAACCCTTACATCTTTTTATTCTTGGGTAGTAGAGTTTAGAATTCTTCACAGAAGATGTGATTAAAATGGTCACAAACAGTTACTCCTCAAGTTTGTCTTGTTATCCAATCAAGTTGGTGCTTGATCTGTCAATCACAATTATAcgatttattttaagtttgtatttgaaaatggaaggattgtgaatgaaatacttgaacatttgccattgttcagtgatactaAAAATCACTACATTAAGtgtgatctgcaatctgatctcttcttcagatggATGATGCAATCCaaggtaaaataaacaaacaataccaGAATGTTATCAATACACGCATagatcaggaatcacaaccatgcTGTGTGTCACCTCCATGGACTATAATCGCTAGAACATGCACTTAATTGAAATCAaaacactaaactaaactaaagaatacagttcaaaatgttataaatgaggtgggggttgagctttcggacaggttACAACGTGcacaaaattattgtgttcgctttatcttcaaccttagacgatatgaccatataacacccttcatcaacCAGTTACATCTGCTAAaattgaatctactccgtcagttccacattctcagcatgttacattctattttgtataac comes from the Homalodisca vitripennis isolate AUS2020 unplaced genomic scaffold, UT_GWSS_2.1 ScUCBcl_7372;HRSCAF=15037, whole genome shotgun sequence genome and includes:
- the LOC124374159 gene encoding probable Bax inhibitor 1; this translates as MCGFVLYDTQLIIEKRRQGDKDFVAHSVDLFIDFIGIFRRLIIILAEKEDRNKRNNKKE